The Oryzias latipes chromosome 16, ASM223467v1 genomic sequence ACTAAGCACACAGCCTTGGGGTGCCCCGGTGTTGAGAATGATTGTGTTTGAGGTGTTGTTGCCGGCTCGTACTGTTTGTGGTCTTTGGCTGAGGAAGTCCAGTAGCCAGTTGCAGATGGGGGTGTCAACACCCAGCTTGTCCAGTTTGCAAATGAGTTGCTGTGGTATTATTGTGTTAAATGCGGAGCTGAAGTCTATGAACAGCATTCTCACATATGCGTCCTTTTTGTCTAAGTGGGTGAGAGCTGGATGGAGAGCAGAACAAATGGCGTCCTCTGTCGATCGTTTGGGTCGGTATGCAAACTGAAGGGGGTCCAGGGTGGGGGGAAGGGTGGATTTGATGTGTGACATGACTAGCCgttcaaagcacttcatgatgATGGGCGTTAGTGCTATGGGGCGGTAGTCATTGAAGCAGGATGGTGATGGTTTCTTTGGCACAGGGATTATAGTTGTAGCCTTGAAGCATGATGGGACGATGGCTTTCTCCAAGGACATGTTAAAGATGTCTGTGAAGACATCCTTAAGCTCTTCTGCGCAGTCCTTCAGCACACGGCCTGGGATATTGTCTGGACCCGCTGCTTTCCGTGGGTTGATGGTGGAGAGTGTCCTCTTCACGCTGGTAGTTACATCCTCAAGCAGTTTTCCAAACAAATGAGTAGAGGAAAGGTACTCCTCTCTTctatttgtcatattttttacaACATAGCTACTGTACCCCATACAATATTAGACTAATAATTAGAATaagacatccatccatccatctatccatccatctcctCTTGATCATCAGTCTGAACTGGTAACAGATTGGCACCAACTTTTGTAAACAACATataatgcaacaaaaattgcaCATTTGATCTGTAAGCTGAGCTAAGCAAGCGTTTGACAGTTTATTAACTATTTTTGAAGAATATGTGAAAGTGAAGCTTTACTATTTATTAACCTTGAAGCCTAAATGTCATCCAATTCTGGAATGACCCGGAAAAGAGAGGCAGTCTACTTGAATTACACTAGTCATATATTGTACACTTAAAATTTTCTAATTTGGTCTGCAAGTATGCAGTTAGTTAGTGTACCTTCTACACTACACGTTCATGGTCTAGTAGAGTTACTGAAGTATACtacaaataaacttcaagtgcaCAACTTTTTGCTAAATGATAGCTATCAATATAGCGGCGGAGTAATCTCTGTCATGCTATTGTTGCGGCAGCACAGCATCCAAACGTCTCAGATGGCTCGACATGGCTAATTCACACGAACACAGCCAGAAACGAAAGAAATTAAACCTACTTTACCTGCGTTTGCCTGTGCAGAGTCTGTTGCCATGGGGACGGCACTCGGGGAGCCTCCGGCGCCGATCGGAAGCACGTGACACCGTCAACGGAGGgctccaaatttaaaaaagctgcGGTGCCCGCGTGGGCATTCACAACAGAGGGGAACGGAATGTAACCGGAGGGGAACGACACCGCGGACAAAGTTTACGGCTGTAGAGCTGACTGCAGTAAGTTTAACGGTAGCTTTTTGCTGCCATGATAGGGAGCACCTGCTCCCAACTTAGGCTTTTGTGTTTGCTGCTAGCTTGTAATTGAACGAGCGCGAGCGCGTtaagtttgaccttttttcgCTGTGAACGTTTCTAAAACCACTGTATGAAGCGTTTTCGTTGGTCCAGTGAACGTTGAAACAGTCCGGAGACCTTCGGGTAGGATGTGTCATGTGTGTCATCCAGGTGTTTTCCCGTAAATGACACTCAGGTGTTTTCAGCTGCGTCACAGCTGAGGTCATTTAGCTGCTCTTCACGCAGAGAAACGCAGCGGGGTTTGGATGCAGGTTTGGCGGGTACAGCTGTGTCTGAAGCGGGCATTCAGAGTCGTTGATCAAACCCTGAGTGGCAGGTGGTTTAGTCAACACAATGGCTTCTTTAGAGCTCATCACAGCTTTTCTAATGAGGTCTGTCACTTTATTGCCTTTAAAATTTAGTCTCGAGAATCTACTGGGGTCAAATGAAGGTCAAATCATAGCAGACCAGTAAACACTTGCATTAATGCTTGGTGATAAAGGTGGTTTGTTTGCTATATTTAGTCATCTTCAATCCATTTGACAGCTGACCTCCTCCCACCCCTCCGGAAAAGACAATGACCTGCACTCCTAAATCCAATGTTTACCCGGAGTTCTACAAACGCCAGGACTCCCATGACTGCTCTGACAGCGGCTACTCAGGCTTTTTCCAGAGCCCCCAGAGCATCAGCGGAGTCCACTGCTGTCCGCCGTCTCCAGCAGAGTTGAGTGaaactcccaaagagaacctgaGGCTCCCCGACACTCCTAAAGAGAGGCCTGGAAAACCGGAGGAGTGCTCAGAGCGAGGCTCCGGGGAGACGCTGCGGCCCTCTGCTGGGAGCTGGTGTGAAACCCCCAGATCTTACAAAAGAGACTTCTCTTTGCGACACAGACTTCTCATGTGCAAACCCACCAAGGAGAAAAATGAGAGCGCCAGATCGCCGGCCTCCGGGAGGACTGGAGTCAGGTCTGAGAAGTTGCTCAGCTCGTCCTTTGACTCTTTAGAAATCGCCAGCGGCGGTTCATGGAGGACTTCAACACTGGAGCAGGACCTCCCTCTTTCAGGCAGAAAGCGCCGTCTGCTTTTCTCGCAGGCGAGGACATCCACTCTCAAAGATGGGAAACTCCCCGCCGGTCAACTCCCCACGTTTGACAGAGGTTCCTCCTTGATCGAGGAAGGTTTAAGTGGGAGCCTTTCTGCTTCAGATCAAAGTCAAACAGACACTCCGGGCTTTTGTGAAGCGCTGCTTGCTTTAGGTAGAGAACATTTTCAGTCTCCAGCAAACAGAGAGCCGAGCATCCTGTGTGACAGCTCAGGACTTTTGCCCACACCGTCATTTTTACAAACACCCAAATACTCCAGGTaggttctgttttcttttgctgttaACATCTTCATGTTGAGCTTTCAGGTGTTATTCAGGAACCGTGTGCCTACATGTCTTTGgaccaggtctgcatgtgaagACAGTGGGTTTGGCTCCCTCACACTTGATAAATCCCAGGAGTCCTTGGTTGACCACGATGGCTCCTTCCAGGAGCTGCTGCTCTCTGCTTCTAGAAGAAACCGGGAGACCCCGAACCCTACAGATGCACGTCAGCGCTCTCGTTTACCCCGTCAGCATAGGCTTTCTACTCTGAAAGAAGGTGGCTCTCAGTCAGAAGAAGAACTGCTGGACAGAAAGCACCGGCCCTGCTTTAGGTGCCTCAGCCACTGCCATGAAGATGAGGTTTTTGCTGAAGATGCCACCCCTTCTAGTGTCTCCTCTGCATtatgtaaatgtttaaatactCAAAGCTCTGCTCAACGTGACCACGCCCTGAAAGCCAATGCAGCTAAGTCAGAAAGTACGACCCCCTGTAATTCCTCCACGACCTCTCTCAGCGCGACCCCGCAGAACCTGTCTTTGACTCCGGCCCTGCAGCTCGTTCACAGCATGTGCcagcagaggctgcagatgtCTGCAGGTCAAA encodes the following:
- the fbxo43 gene encoding F-box only protein 43, which gives rise to MTCTPKSNVYPEFYKRQDSHDCSDSGYSGFFQSPQSISGVHCCPPSPAELSETPKENLRLPDTPKERPGKPEECSERGSGETLRPSAGSWCETPRSYKRDFSLRHRLLMCKPTKEKNESARSPASGRTGVRSEKLLSSSFDSLEIASGGSWRTSTLEQDLPLSGRKRRLLFSQARTSTLKDGKLPAGQLPTFDRGSSLIEEGLSGSLSASDQSQTDTPGFCEALLALGREHFQSPANREPSILCDSSGLLPTPSFLQTPKYSRSACEDSGFGSLTLDKSQESLVDHDGSFQELLLSASRRNRETPNPTDARQRSRLPRQHRLSTLKEGGSQSEEELLDRKHRPCFRCLSHCHEDEVFAEDATPSSVSSALCKCLNTQSSAQRDHALKANAAKSESTTPCNSSTTSLSATPQNLSLTPALQLVHSMCQQRLQMSAGQSPSLKEELKFTAALVRTPLTFRTTMPLAGLIGRKMGLGKVDILTELKKRNLSHILALIFAELDPESVHSMGQVCKSWNEIIQWDKQASIKRRNYRSELETSLELGAVHNSDAETRTALLKRSALKTLQAQSRTSSFCTPQLANITLTPLEHSGPQSSGGSKQEKYMEIAKTLFHDECLRPCPRCQHPARCHAVKREGVCSRADCSFQFCTSCLCTFHGSRECGSQSVGRRKKDTIVPGSAQSKRNVKRL